A genomic window from Lycium barbarum isolate Lr01 chromosome 4, ASM1917538v2, whole genome shotgun sequence includes:
- the LOC132635177 gene encoding GATA transcription factor 26-like isoform X3 has translation MGKQGPCYHCGVTSTPLWRNGPPEKPILCNACGSRWRTKGTLANYTPLHARAEPDDLEDYRVSRFKNLPVKNKEVKMLKRKKYHDNPEIGILPEYNQSFHRKAFDEDTSNRSSSGSAVSNSESYGQFGSAEASDLTGPGQSNIWEGMVPSRKRTCVVNRPKQSSVEKLTKDLYTILHEQQQQCSYFSGSSEEDLLFESDKPMVSVEIGHGSVLIRHPSSIGREEESEASSLSVDNKHHSSNEAYSQLTTPPVNISKGVNASNLITERTKKPTGQGMEQDQIKRSKDHLEKLQILGHHNSPLCHIDIKDVLNYEEFTSHLSSDEQQQLLKYLPPVDSFSPPESLRSMFESSQFEENLSTFQTLLAEGVFDNSFSGVTVEECRTLKRFMLCYLMKSKWVEQFNLLKTEVRANLLVCQDMKCKNSSSSSEVAGGPNVIGTGHSVNMKRPRDGQHPKYLVWFNLFLIQMETTV, from the exons ATGGGAAAGCAAGGGCCTTGCTATCACTGTGGTGTTACAA GCACTCCTCTTTGGCGTAATGGACCACCAGAGAAGCCAATACTTTGCAATGCATGTGGATCTCGGTGGAGAACAAAAGGGACACTGGCAAACTATACTCCTCTCCATGCAAGGGCTGAACCAGATGACCTTGAAGATTATAGGGTCTCAAGGTTCAAAAACTTGCCTGTAAAGAACAAAGAGGTGAAGATGCTGAAACGAAAGAAATATCATGATAATCCTGAAATTGGAATTCTTCCTGAATATAATCAGAGTTTCCACCGTAAGGCTTTTGATGAAGATACAAGCAATAGGTCAAGTTCCGGCTCTGCCGTCTCAAACTCTGAAAGCTATGGACAATTTGGTAGTGCTGAAGCAAGTGATTTGACAG GCCCCGGGCAATCAAATATATGGGAAGGAATGGTGCCTTCAAGGAAGAGAACATGTGTTGTCAATCGTCCAAAGCAATCTTCAGTTGAAAAGCTTACCAAAGACCTGTATACTATCTtacatgaacaacaacaacaatgttcGTACTTCTCCGGATCTTCTGAAGAAGATTTGCTTTTTGAAAGTGACAAGCCTATGGTCTCTGTTGAGATAGGACATGGAAGTGTGCTCATTCGGCATCCAAGTTCTATAGGTAGAGAAGAAGAATCAGAAGCCAGCTCTTTGTCGGTTGACAACAAACACCATTCTTCCAATGAGGCTTATTCACAATTGACTACTCCACCTGTAAATATTAGTAAGGGTGTCAATGCCTCAAACCTGATAACTGAGAGAACTAAGAAGCCTACTGGTCAAGGAATGGAACAAGACCAGATTAAAAG GAGTAAGGATCACCTTGAAAAATTGCAGATTCTCGGACATCATAATTCGCCACTGTGCCACATAGACATTAAG GATGTACTTAATTATGAAGAATTCACAAGTCATCTGTCAAGTGATGAACAACAGCAACTACTAAAGTACTTACCTCCTGTTGATTCTTTTTCACCTCCAGAGAG TCTCAGGAGCATGTTCGAGAGCTCTCAATTTGAGGAGAATTTATCTACCTTCCAGACACTTCTTGCAGAAGGTGTTTTTGATAACTCGTTCTCGGGGGTGACAGTAGAAGAATGTAGAACCTTGAAGAGGTTTATGTTGTGCTATTTAATGAAATCAAAGTGGGTGGAACAATTTAATCTTCTTAAG ACAGAAGTTAGAGCCAATTTACTTGTATGTCAGGACATGAAATGTAAAAATAGTAGCAGTAGTTCTGAAGTTGCAGGAGGGCCCAATGTTATTGGCACAGGTCATTCAGTGAACATGAAGAGACCACGCGACGGACAACATCCAAAATATTTAG TGTGGTTCAACTTGTTTCTAATTCAGATGGAAACAACAGTTTAA
- the LOC132635177 gene encoding GATA transcription factor 26-like isoform X4 translates to MGKQGPCYHCGVTSTPLWRNGPPEKPILCNACGSRWRTKGTLANYTPLHARAEPDDLEDYRVSRFKNLPVKNKEVKMLKRKKYHDNPEIGILPEYNQSFHRKAFDEDTSNRSSSGSAVSNSESYGQFGSAEASDLTGPGQSNIWEGMVPSRKRTCVVNRPKQSSVEKLTKDLYTILHEQQQQCSYFSGSSEEDLLFESDKPMVSVEIGHGSVLIRHPSSIGREEESEASSLSVDNKHHSSNEAYSQLTTPPVNISKGVNASNLITERTKKPTGQGMEQDQIKRSKDHLEKLQILGHHNSPLCHIDIKDVLNYEEFTSHLSSDEQQQLLKYLPPVDSFSPPESLRSMFESSQFEENLSTFQTLLAEGVFDNSFSGVTVEECRTLKRFMLCYLMKSKWVEQFNLLKDMKCKNSSSSSEVAGGPNVIGTGHSVNMKRPRDGQHPKYLVWFNLFLIQMETTV, encoded by the exons ATGGGAAAGCAAGGGCCTTGCTATCACTGTGGTGTTACAA GCACTCCTCTTTGGCGTAATGGACCACCAGAGAAGCCAATACTTTGCAATGCATGTGGATCTCGGTGGAGAACAAAAGGGACACTGGCAAACTATACTCCTCTCCATGCAAGGGCTGAACCAGATGACCTTGAAGATTATAGGGTCTCAAGGTTCAAAAACTTGCCTGTAAAGAACAAAGAGGTGAAGATGCTGAAACGAAAGAAATATCATGATAATCCTGAAATTGGAATTCTTCCTGAATATAATCAGAGTTTCCACCGTAAGGCTTTTGATGAAGATACAAGCAATAGGTCAAGTTCCGGCTCTGCCGTCTCAAACTCTGAAAGCTATGGACAATTTGGTAGTGCTGAAGCAAGTGATTTGACAG GCCCCGGGCAATCAAATATATGGGAAGGAATGGTGCCTTCAAGGAAGAGAACATGTGTTGTCAATCGTCCAAAGCAATCTTCAGTTGAAAAGCTTACCAAAGACCTGTATACTATCTtacatgaacaacaacaacaatgttcGTACTTCTCCGGATCTTCTGAAGAAGATTTGCTTTTTGAAAGTGACAAGCCTATGGTCTCTGTTGAGATAGGACATGGAAGTGTGCTCATTCGGCATCCAAGTTCTATAGGTAGAGAAGAAGAATCAGAAGCCAGCTCTTTGTCGGTTGACAACAAACACCATTCTTCCAATGAGGCTTATTCACAATTGACTACTCCACCTGTAAATATTAGTAAGGGTGTCAATGCCTCAAACCTGATAACTGAGAGAACTAAGAAGCCTACTGGTCAAGGAATGGAACAAGACCAGATTAAAAG GAGTAAGGATCACCTTGAAAAATTGCAGATTCTCGGACATCATAATTCGCCACTGTGCCACATAGACATTAAG GATGTACTTAATTATGAAGAATTCACAAGTCATCTGTCAAGTGATGAACAACAGCAACTACTAAAGTACTTACCTCCTGTTGATTCTTTTTCACCTCCAGAGAG TCTCAGGAGCATGTTCGAGAGCTCTCAATTTGAGGAGAATTTATCTACCTTCCAGACACTTCTTGCAGAAGGTGTTTTTGATAACTCGTTCTCGGGGGTGACAGTAGAAGAATGTAGAACCTTGAAGAGGTTTATGTTGTGCTATTTAATGAAATCAAAGTGGGTGGAACAATTTAATCTTCTTAAG GACATGAAATGTAAAAATAGTAGCAGTAGTTCTGAAGTTGCAGGAGGGCCCAATGTTATTGGCACAGGTCATTCAGTGAACATGAAGAGACCACGCGACGGACAACATCCAAAATATTTAG TGTGGTTCAACTTGTTTCTAATTCAGATGGAAACAACAGTTTAA